The DNA sequence TCTTCATCAGGGAAGTCGTTCTGACCTCAGATGATCGCGAATGAGGAGTGGGGCTAGTGTCTTAATCCCTTCTTCATCAGGGAAGTCGTTCTGACCATTTGGGAGGTGTGGCATGACAACCACTGAAGTCTTAATCCCTTCTTCATCAGGGAAGTCGTTCTGACACAAGCGGTCCTACACCCTTGCGGCCCTTGCGGTGTCTTAATCCCTTCTTCATCAGGGAAGTCGTTCTGACAAGGCGACCAGCGCCAAGGCGACCAGCGCCAAGGTCTTAATCCCTTCTTCATCAGGGAAGTCGTTCTGACTGCATGGCCTGAAAACACCTTTTAGAACAACCACTTGCAGATGGGGTTCGCGGGTTTCGGGGGCGGTGGCAGACTGATGCATTTCTTGACGGCGATTCGGGCACGTTCCGGGCAATCTTAGCTCACTCGGCCAGCGCCTGCAGCAAGGTGACCAGGCCCGGGTTCTCGTGGGAGTGAAGCAACGCGCCGTCCGGAAGCGCGCCGCGGCCGAGCGTGTCGACCTGGGCGGGGTTTGGAATCGGATAGGCCCGCACGTCGTCTTCGCGGTGGTCGATGCGACCCGCGATGTCGTGCAAACAGCGCGCGAGCTGGGCGCTGCTGCCCTCGTAGTAGAACACCGAGTATTGCACCGGCTGGGCAAACCGCTTCAGGAAGCGATGCAGCCGGATCAGCCGCCGCGGGTCGGCGATGTCGTAGCAGATAAGCCACGCGCGCGGTGCGTTCAGTGCCACGATCCAAGCTCCGTGCGCAGGTGGCGCTTCAAGTCGCCGAGATGCTGCAGCAGTCGGTTCTGGTTTCGCTGCGCCCAGTTCTCGAAGAACAGCAGCGACGCGGCCCCCGTTTCGACCTGCTCGGCCAGGGTGCCACAGTGCAGGTTGAGGTCGGCCCAGAACAGGCCGGCGATGTCGTCCGCGAGATCCATCGAGGTTCCGTCGAACCCCCAGTACTGGATATCGACGCCCTCGGCCAGCAGGCGCTGAACAGTCACGCTGGCGCACCAGGCCCGGGCCTCCGGCA is a window from the Thioalkalivibrio paradoxus ARh 1 genome containing:
- the cas2 gene encoding CRISPR-associated endonuclease Cas2; its protein translation is MALNAPRAWLICYDIADPRRLIRLHRFLKRFAQPVQYSVFYYEGSSAQLARCLHDIAGRIDHREDDVRAYPIPNPAQVDTLGRGALPDGALLHSHENPGLVTLLQALAE